A window of Deinococcus seoulensis contains these coding sequences:
- a CDS encoding alpha/beta hydrolase, with protein sequence MARLRWRISHLPPLPTGSALFLTGDHRAWSSDPTGWTFDPAGELLSEHPEGTLLSVEVRARHPDGTVTEEGDAWGGRAAPHKHVVTGDAGIDLHVAGWQDASGGAARPPRSAPPREETALEAPWGEQPVRLWWPAGHDGPLPLLILHDGQNAFDEAPTFAGEGWDAAGAAQALADAGHPVRIAALPVNDDRSRRYVPFPFELNDHNSGADEYADWLRGTLLPHLHVRFGPVAAQDTALAGSSFGGLITAYAGLRDPGTYGTLGVFSPAVWPADHAFLHWLAGRSDPQARVWIDMGDHEQGTLAASRDLVTRTRDLSERLSPHVRETRFSIGAGHWHDEPAWRERLPAFLHWWRTGQG encoded by the coding sequence ATGGCACGCCTGCGCTGGCGCATATCCCACCTTCCACCCCTCCCCACCGGCAGCGCGCTGTTCCTGACCGGCGACCACCGCGCCTGGAGCAGCGACCCCACCGGCTGGACCTTCGACCCCGCCGGAGAACTGCTGAGCGAGCACCCGGAAGGCACCCTGCTGAGCGTCGAGGTCCGCGCCCGCCACCCGGACGGCACCGTCACCGAGGAAGGCGACGCCTGGGGAGGCCGCGCCGCCCCCCACAAACATGTGGTGACCGGCGACGCTGGCATCGACCTGCATGTGGCCGGGTGGCAGGACGCCAGCGGCGGGGCCGCCCGCCCACCGCGCAGCGCCCCACCGCGCGAGGAAACCGCGCTGGAGGCCCCCTGGGGAGAACAACCCGTGCGCCTGTGGTGGCCCGCCGGGCATGACGGCCCCCTGCCGCTGCTGATCCTGCACGACGGCCAGAACGCCTTCGACGAGGCCCCCACCTTCGCCGGGGAGGGCTGGGACGCCGCCGGGGCCGCGCAGGCCCTCGCGGATGCCGGGCACCCGGTGCGGATTGCCGCGCTGCCCGTGAACGATGACCGCAGCCGCCGCTACGTGCCCTTCCCGTTCGAGCTGAACGACCATAACAGTGGCGCGGACGAGTACGCCGACTGGCTGCGCGGCACCCTCCTGCCGCACCTGCACGTCCGCTTCGGCCCGGTGGCCGCGCAGGACACCGCGCTGGCCGGTTCCAGCTTCGGCGGGCTGATCACTGCGTACGCGGGCCTGCGCGACCCCGGCACGTACGGCACGCTGGGCGTCTTCAGCCCCGCCGTGTGGCCCGCCGACCACGCCTTCCTGCACTGGCTCGCCGGGCGCAGCGACCCGCAGGCGCGCGTGTGGATCGACATGGGCGACCATGAGCAGGGCACCCTGGCCGCCTCACGGGACCTCGTGACCCGCACGCGCGACCTGAGCGAACGCCTGAGCCCCCACGTCCGTGAAACCCGCTTCAGCATCGGCGCAGGCCACTGGCACGACGAACCCGCGTGGCGCGAACGCCTGCCCGCCTTCCTGCACTGGTGGCGGACAGGTCAGGGCTGA
- the lon gene encoding endopeptidase La, with protein sequence MPTETHTLPSNVPVCPVRGSVIYPTMVQHIDASRSISIGAIEAAMASDKVILIVSQKDKDIDDPKGSDLYDVGTACNVLRVRKNPDGTVQMLVSAVARVRASNYTRGDYLSADITPMPTAADEPVELQALSRELRERFEAISSGGKFTAENVQSIGGKEDIGEMADHIAFNLDFKLEDKQALLELPNLTDRIRKLLTLLDTEQEVQAVQAKIRAQVKEEIDKNQREYYLREQMKVIQKELQGGEDGEEGDEAEQFRAKIDALDLKAEVKKEIDREVNRLARMHPDAAEASVIRTYLTWVTELPWNVRSEDQLDVAAAAAILDDDHYGLEKVKDRVLEFLAVRRLRKERAARGELSAEDVNKGPILVFTGPPGVGKTSIAQSIAKALGRKYVRIALGGARDESDIRGHRRTYIGAMPGRLIQGIRTAGTKNPVILLDEVDKLGSGYQGDPSAALLEVLDPAQNQHFTDHYMGVAFDLSEVMFIATANYPEQIPPALMDRMEVIDFSSYIEQEKLEIAKRYLLPRQLTQNGLKANQIAFTDSALEKLISHYTREAGVRNLEREIGTVARKVARRIATGEVKRVKVTDKELDRYLGQARHTPETEGKEDTVGVSTGMFYTPVGGDILFVETSISPGKGLVLTGQLGDVMKESARAALTYIKSNAERFHIDKARIDDSEIHIHVPAGAIPKEGPSAGGAMVTSLISALTGIPARHDVAMTGEMTLTGRYLPIGGLKEKVLGARRAGIKHIIMPKANESDLRDIPEHLRTSMRFHPCETVDQVLDVALVGGLKALETPRDGSAPAAPAPAKRKSTRRSPDARA encoded by the coding sequence ATGCCCACCGAAACCCACACCCTCCCCAGCAACGTCCCCGTCTGCCCCGTCCGCGGCAGCGTCATCTACCCCACCATGGTCCAGCACATCGACGCCAGCCGCTCCATCTCCATCGGCGCGATCGAGGCGGCGATGGCCAGCGACAAGGTCATCCTGATCGTCTCGCAGAAAGACAAGGACATCGACGACCCCAAGGGCAGCGACCTGTACGACGTGGGCACCGCCTGCAACGTCCTGCGCGTCCGCAAGAACCCGGACGGCACCGTGCAGATGCTCGTGTCCGCCGTGGCCCGCGTGCGCGCCAGCAACTACACGCGCGGCGATTACCTCAGCGCCGACATCACCCCCATGCCCACCGCAGCCGACGAACCCGTGGAACTGCAGGCCCTGAGCCGCGAACTGCGTGAACGCTTCGAGGCGATCTCCTCGGGCGGCAAGTTCACGGCCGAGAACGTGCAGAGCATCGGCGGCAAGGAAGACATCGGCGAGATGGCCGACCACATCGCCTTCAACCTCGACTTCAAACTGGAAGACAAGCAGGCGCTGCTGGAACTCCCGAACCTGACCGACCGCATCCGCAAACTGCTGACCCTGCTCGACACCGAACAGGAAGTGCAGGCCGTGCAGGCCAAGATCCGCGCGCAGGTGAAAGAAGAGATCGACAAGAACCAGCGCGAGTACTACCTGCGCGAACAGATGAAAGTCATCCAGAAGGAACTCCAGGGCGGCGAGGACGGCGAGGAAGGCGACGAGGCCGAACAGTTCCGCGCCAAGATCGACGCGCTGGACCTGAAAGCCGAAGTCAAGAAGGAAATCGACCGCGAGGTCAACCGCCTGGCGCGCATGCACCCCGACGCCGCCGAGGCCAGCGTGATCCGCACGTACCTGACCTGGGTGACCGAACTGCCCTGGAACGTCCGCAGCGAGGACCAGCTGGACGTCGCGGCCGCCGCCGCCATCCTGGACGACGACCACTACGGCCTGGAGAAGGTCAAGGACCGCGTGCTGGAATTCCTGGCCGTGCGCCGACTGCGCAAGGAACGCGCCGCGCGCGGCGAACTGAGCGCCGAGGACGTGAACAAGGGACCCATCCTGGTGTTCACCGGCCCTCCCGGCGTCGGCAAGACCAGCATCGCGCAGAGCATCGCCAAGGCGCTGGGCCGCAAATACGTGCGCATCGCCCTGGGCGGCGCGCGTGACGAGAGCGACATCCGCGGTCACCGCCGCACGTACATCGGCGCCATGCCCGGCCGCCTGATCCAGGGCATCCGCACCGCCGGAACCAAGAACCCCGTGATCCTGCTCGACGAGGTCGACAAGCTCGGCAGCGGCTACCAGGGCGACCCCAGTGCCGCGCTGCTGGAAGTGCTGGACCCCGCGCAGAACCAGCACTTCACCGACCATTACATGGGCGTGGCCTTCGACCTGAGCGAGGTCATGTTCATCGCCACCGCCAACTACCCCGAGCAGATCCCCCCGGCCCTGATGGACCGCATGGAAGTCATCGACTTCTCCAGCTACATCGAGCAGGAGAAACTGGAGATCGCCAAACGCTACCTGCTGCCCCGCCAGCTGACCCAGAACGGCCTGAAAGCCAACCAGATCGCGTTCACGGACTCCGCGCTGGAAAAACTGATCAGCCACTACACCCGCGAGGCTGGCGTCCGCAACCTGGAACGCGAGATCGGCACGGTCGCCCGCAAGGTCGCCCGCCGCATCGCCACCGGCGAGGTCAAGCGCGTGAAGGTCACGGACAAGGAACTCGACCGCTACCTGGGGCAGGCCCGCCACACCCCGGAAACCGAGGGCAAGGAGGACACCGTGGGCGTCAGCACCGGCATGTTCTACACCCCGGTCGGCGGCGACATCCTGTTCGTGGAGACCAGCATCAGCCCCGGCAAGGGCCTGGTCCTGACCGGGCAACTCGGTGACGTGATGAAGGAATCGGCCCGCGCCGCCCTGACGTACATCAAGAGCAACGCCGAACGCTTCCACATCGACAAGGCCCGCATCGACGACAGCGAGATCCACATTCACGTGCCGGCCGGCGCGATCCCCAAGGAAGGCCCCAGCGCCGGGGGCGCCATGGTCACCAGCCTCATCAGCGCCCTGACCGGCATTCCCGCCCGCCACGACGTCGCCATGACCGGCGAGATGACCCTGACCGGCCGCTACCTGCCCATCGGCGGCCTGAAGGAGAAAGTGCTGGGTGCCCGCCGCGCCGGGATCAAGCACATCATCATGCCCAAGGCGAACGAGAGCGACCTGCGCGACATCCCGGAGCACCTGCGCACCAGCATGCGCTTCCACCCCTGCGAGACCGTCGATCAGGTGCTCGACGTGGCCCTCGTGGGCGGCCTGAAAGCCCTCGAAACGCCCCGCGACGGCAGCGCCCCCGCCGCGCCCGCCCCGGCCAAACGCAAGAGCACCCGCCGCAGCCCCGACGCCCGCGCCTGA